ATGCAGACTGTAGCGTCTAAAACATTCAGCCTAGGTCTCACAACCTTATGTATGTCGGCTAGGGCCTCGCTTAACCCGGCTAGATGGGCTTTCACCTTATACTTCCGGGAGGCGACTCCCAACAGATTCTTCACCGAAGCCGTGATGATCGTGCAAATGTTCGTTTTCAACACAGGAACGTTGACCAACGCATCATACTCTAACAATGGTTTAGGAACCTCTAAATTCTTCAACACCCTACCGTCGGGTATGGGAACAATCACCTTAGCCTCTTCGTCGAAGTTGATGAGGGTGGCGCCTGTGGAAGACGCCACCTCCTTGTAACCGGCTTCTTTGAGGGATTCGCTGGTGATCGACTCCACCCCCGACCCTTCTCCGATGGCCACTTCTCCGGCGCCCACTTTATTCAACAAGTTGATTAGGGCTTCAACAACCCTTGGGTTCGTGTTCACACCGGGCTTTTTCGTGGCGATGTTTACGTTAGGTTTGATGAGTACACGTTCGCCCTTCTCAACGAACCGTTCAACGCCTCCAAGCGGCTTAATAAGCTCCTTCAAAGCAGCTTTGAAATCCCAGTCTTCGCATCGACAGGCAGATACGATGGGCTTCAACTCTCCTCTCCCTTAGAGGCATACGAGCTTTTTAAAAATCAGACTTATGGATCTATTTGGGTTAAACATTAAAATCGTCACTTGTTGTCACAATTATCTCTAAACGATTTTTACCTACGTTTACTCCTGGCTACGCGTTACCCCTATTTAATTTTTAAGTAATCGCATCCAGCCGACTACGTGTAATACACGCAGCCATATGAGTTTCAACTCAATTTGGAGGGGTAGCTCAAACGTTAAGGAGACCTTTGAGGTTAGCGACTTGAGAGCGATGCCCAAGCGCCGAAACATAGGTGGTCGTCTTATTTAAAGGCCTTTAAAGCAGAACTGCCATAGTGGAACTAAATGAATGGCATCTATTATGCCCTCAACATTTTTTGTTATAACATAGGGCCTTTTTAGCATTATACTTTTTAAGGAAGAACTTGATCCAGCGTAGATTCTCTTTTTCAATTTTTCTCTTAAGCTTCACCTCTATTGGAGTTAAATCCATCAAGAAGTCAATTTCTTTTCCCCCATCTCGCCAGTAATGTCCAGCGTTCAGCTCGAACAGTACCAAGTTTTCTGCGAAACGCTCTTCAGGCACGCCGAAAGGTAGCGTCAAGCAGGGATGATAAGGGTATATTCTTGCCAGCTTTCTTGAGGCGGCTCTGATCGATGGCCTGTAATTCAGTATTTTCCTAATTAGTAGCGAAAATTCGAGGTAAAAAATGGCCTTGTATAATGTTAGCTTGGCTCGCCTAAACTCTTTTGCAAGCTCGTCCAGCAAGTATTGCCCTGGATCTGTTAAAAATATGTTAACAAGTTTTTCAAGTAGAAGAATGTCCACCTCTTTAAACTCCTTTGGAATATCCTTTAAAAGAATTGGCTCGATAACAGAGCTTCGAATGTAGCGTTTAATGAAATTGACTTCTTGCTCTTGAATTAGCTCTGGAAAGGGTCTTATCAAAAATTTATTAAATTCCTTTTCTAAAAGATCTCTGTAAAGTAGAAACCTCCTATTATCGATGCGTATTCCCTTTAGATGTAAAAATTCTCCAAAGCTTAAAGGCTTCAGCTCGTAATATATGGCCCTTCCGGCTAGGCTTCTATTAGCCTCCAAGAGTATGTTAAGTGAGGCTGAGCCGGAGGCTAGGATTTTTATGTTGCGCAGATTATCATAGATTAGCTTTACGTCGGCAACCCAGTTTTTAGCTTTTTGAGCCTCGTCCAAAAACAAGTAGACTCTTTCTTTTTGTGGTCTACATCCGTTAACCTTGAATATTCTTTTAATAGCTCATCAATTCTTTTATCTTGTAGCTCTGGCTCATCGAAGTTGCAGTATACTATGTGGAGCGGATTTATCTCGCTTTTGATCAAGTGGTCTATAAAATGTGGGAACGTGAAACGATAATGCGTAGAATTGTACTCTTAACAAACTTGAGTCGGTAAGTTCCGTGTTAATTGTGTAATGTAGGATTTTTCCGTTAAATGTCTTGGGGTGGCGTTGAGCTGCCTGCAGGTATCCAGGGTTGGGAAAACCTTAGATCTGGTCTTAGTGAGCGTTTATTCTTCAACCCTTATGATTTCGAAGATAACAGGCCTTGCGGCGTCTGGGCAGATGTGGAGGGATAAGCCCGGCTTTGGGGCCCAGGGTGGGTCGAACCCTAACCGCATGGCCCACACCTTGTACATCATCGAAGCCAAAGCGGCATAGCATATTTTCCCACGGATTTCAAACTTGTCTAGGATGATTTCGTCGCCAGGCCTGTACACTTCACAGGGGCCTTTCTCACATTTCTCCCCTTTACTCAACCCGTAAACCGACTTCACTCGCGCTATGAGCCTATACACTTTATGAGGGAATTCAACCTTCTCCATGGCCTACCCACTCAGCGGACAGATAGATAAACCTTCACAGCCACCTAGGTGGCCGATAAAGGTTTAAGTTTAACTTCCGCTCATTCGGCTGCTTAAACGGGATGTAGGATGGGTTTAAACCATCACTCCGCGGCGGGTGCTACGCTCCTAGGGGCCAGCCTCTCCCACATGTTGAATGACGCGGTTCCTCAGATACAAATCGCTCTTATACCGGTCTTCATGAAGGAGTTTAACTTGTCAATATTCCAAGCAGGCTTGATGGTTTCCATACCTCTTCTATGCAGCACCGTGAGTATTGTGTTCGCCGGCCT
The window above is part of the Candidatus Bathyarchaeia archaeon genome. Proteins encoded here:
- a CDS encoding DUF362 domain-containing protein, with protein sequence MKPIVSACRCEDWDFKAALKELIKPLGGVERFVEKGERVLIKPNVNIATKKPGVNTNPRVVEALINLLNKVGAGEVAIGEGSGVESITSESLKEAGYKEVASSTGATLINFDEEAKVIVPIPDGRVLKNLEVPKPLLEYDALVNVPVLKTNICTIITASVKNLLGVASRKYKVKAHLAGLSEALADIHKVVRPRLNVLDATVC
- a CDS encoding AAA family ATPase, whose translation is MKRIFKVNGCRPQKERVYLFLDEAQKAKNWVADVKLIYDNLRNIKILASGSASLNILLEANRSLAGRAIYYELKPLSFGEFLHLKGIRIDNRRFLLYRDLLEKEFNKFLIRPFPELIQEQEVNFIKRYIRSSVIEPILLKDIPKEFKEVDILLLEKLVNIFLTDPGQYLLDELAKEFRRAKLTLYKAIFYLEFSLLIRKILNYRPSIRAASRKLARIYPYHPCLTLPFGVPEERFAENLVLFELNAGHYWRDGGKEIDFLMDLTPIEVKLKRKIEKENLRWIKFFLKKYNAKKALCYNKKC
- a CDS encoding TIGR04076 family protein, with the translated sequence MEKVEFPHKVYRLIARVKSVYGLSKGEKCEKGPCEVYRPGDEIILDKFEIRGKICYAALASMMYKVWAMRLGFDPPWAPKPGLSLHICPDAARPVIFEIIRVEE